Proteins from a genomic interval of Candidatus Zixiibacteriota bacterium:
- a CDS encoding putative DNA binding domain-containing protein, translating into MGEAGAQVLDGAQLMTMHKNIEAALHDVVDLKTFVDVLLRNQLGWPIEQEVTQLDDIAFEWTEDELKAKGLSKHLTEGKIFQIQPLVDDQTWGIFVLEFKRADVFTKERGTTRILREVLRGLVGSRDKRADQKTWQPDQILFICTHQYQHFRFAHFKKPTSGKGIATIATFGWGHDIPARTACEFNLPALKWPAEPGKAGEWIRAWSNAFNIEKVTRRFYDDYEEVFTLVEGSLKSQLKNDEERRKYTQMLFNRLMFLRFVERKGWLKFDGKEDYLRQLHAAGPIGNKSFFKSRIEPLFFKALAEEGYQDDVAIGQVHFLNGGLFLKHELDNKVIDIKDAAFEPIIGEQGLFYRYNFTVEESTPLNINVAVDPEMLGKVFEKLVTGRHESGSYYTPRTVVSFMCREALKGYLGGFESLVDEHDAANIKLPQARELLRRLSEVKVVDPACGSGAYLLGMLNELHTLKQILQARDEEMTPEGDYELKLKIIQNNLYGVDLDDFAVNIARLRLWLALAVDFKGKKPQPLPNLDFKIEQGDSLVSPNPQGNYDLAQSIILEVARLKSDHSRTTKPERKAELEKQVTEKRKEIAKWVRSGQKVESFDWGVDFAEVFLPRNPEATVDGEIPLGDKLAAQTQPGGFDIVLANPPYGIKCEDPLRFNFFPRKKDKDGKQEEPQSKDSYGLFMARALQLLKPGGHFTYIVSDTWRTIRSHRPLRKKLLEETQVLHLMDLPSWIFDATVNTCIITANKQKPGDQHKLIAADLRNLPSDQWNTLEANLRAIAGHGVDVQTTEYARYTYEQELISTYNNFSFFIGSPELYRLMSDPRFTKLGDIAEVKQGLATADNKYYLRRRPEARGSYDIIDDSKILTDAEIKNLTQDEKLNGVDLRNYGGRHFVPYDKGGESDTDEGWLPNYYVPTQYFIDWSMSAVKRLRTATIADIKRSHGDEDKISPGDEERIASRFQNSEYYFREGITFSRTGIYAPTFRIGSSSCFDSKSDGLFADRIDQSFLLSILCSLQFRYLFKIYQCHTVQAEGDAMEAMPVCMFASADSQKELSVLADAIIAKQREDGDYSFHSDEQSVINEILYRVIGFTQDDIREIELWYCRRYPKLAEAQNSIVEVKQKYADYLAHCELVMSKPPSYWRSHPILQLVVQGEGPQLEFKETLDYDVKTGQKNGELVKSALKTIAAFLNTTGGTLLIGVTDSGEIKGLERDFALCHKHDKDGFEQKLRNLVNDRFEPKPHNKIDLSFEQFPEGMICRVAVTATTDITHFDKDIYIRDGNLTRKLDGPALTKWVQDRRTRI; encoded by the coding sequence CGTTGATGTGCTCCTCCGCAATCAATTAGGCTGGCCGATTGAGCAGGAAGTCACACAACTTGACGACATCGCGTTCGAGTGGACAGAGGACGAACTAAAGGCGAAGGGATTGAGCAAGCATCTTACTGAGGGCAAGATCTTCCAAATTCAGCCGCTCGTCGATGACCAGACTTGGGGCATCTTCGTGCTCGAATTCAAACGAGCAGATGTCTTTACCAAGGAACGCGGAACAACGCGAATTCTCAGAGAAGTTCTGCGTGGACTGGTCGGTAGTCGCGACAAACGCGCCGATCAGAAAACGTGGCAACCCGACCAAATCTTGTTTATCTGTACCCATCAGTATCAACATTTTCGTTTTGCGCATTTCAAGAAACCGACCTCCGGCAAGGGCATTGCCACTATCGCCACATTTGGCTGGGGACACGACATCCCAGCCCGAACAGCATGCGAATTCAATTTGCCTGCACTCAAGTGGCCGGCCGAGCCAGGAAAAGCCGGCGAATGGATCAGGGCATGGTCGAATGCCTTCAACATTGAAAAGGTAACCCGCCGATTCTATGACGATTATGAGGAAGTATTTACCCTCGTAGAGGGCAGCCTCAAATCTCAGCTCAAGAATGACGAGGAACGTCGCAAGTATACGCAGATGCTCTTCAACCGCCTAATGTTTCTCCGCTTCGTGGAGCGTAAAGGTTGGCTGAAGTTTGACGGCAAGGAAGACTACCTGCGGCAACTGCATGCGGCCGGACCGATCGGCAACAAGTCGTTCTTCAAGAGCCGGATTGAGCCGCTGTTTTTCAAGGCTCTGGCTGAGGAAGGCTATCAAGACGATGTCGCGATTGGTCAAGTGCATTTTCTCAATGGCGGACTATTCCTCAAGCATGAACTTGACAACAAAGTAATTGACATCAAAGATGCCGCCTTCGAGCCAATCATCGGCGAGCAGGGTCTCTTCTATCGCTACAATTTCACTGTCGAAGAGTCGACGCCGCTCAACATCAACGTAGCGGTCGATCCCGAAATGCTGGGTAAGGTATTCGAGAAACTCGTCACCGGCCGTCATGAGTCCGGGTCATACTATACTCCTCGAACGGTTGTTTCTTTCATGTGTCGAGAGGCACTAAAAGGCTACTTGGGCGGATTCGAAAGTCTCGTGGATGAACATGACGCGGCCAATATCAAATTACCACAAGCGCGCGAATTGCTACGGCGACTTTCCGAGGTCAAGGTCGTCGATCCGGCGTGCGGTTCGGGAGCATACTTGTTGGGTATGTTGAATGAACTGCACACGCTCAAGCAGATACTCCAGGCTCGCGACGAGGAGATGACACCCGAAGGCGACTACGAACTCAAACTTAAGATCATTCAAAACAACCTTTACGGTGTAGACCTCGACGATTTCGCCGTCAACATTGCCCGCTTGCGGTTGTGGTTGGCCCTCGCGGTCGACTTCAAAGGCAAGAAACCTCAGCCGCTGCCAAATCTTGATTTCAAGATCGAACAGGGCGATTCTCTGGTGTCACCGAATCCGCAAGGAAATTACGATCTCGCTCAGTCGATCATTTTGGAAGTTGCACGTTTGAAGTCTGATCATTCGCGAACCACAAAACCGGAACGCAAAGCCGAGCTTGAGAAACAAGTCACGGAAAAGCGCAAGGAAATTGCCAAATGGGTGCGCTCGGGCCAGAAAGTCGAGAGCTTCGATTGGGGTGTCGATTTCGCAGAAGTTTTCCTGCCTCGCAATCCAGAAGCGACGGTCGACGGTGAAATTCCGCTTGGCGATAAATTGGCTGCCCAGACCCAGCCGGGAGGATTCGACATCGTCCTGGCAAATCCCCCTTATGGAATCAAGTGTGAAGATCCACTCCGTTTCAACTTCTTCCCGCGCAAGAAGGACAAGGACGGCAAGCAAGAAGAACCACAGAGCAAGGATAGCTACGGTCTTTTCATGGCCCGAGCTTTGCAGTTGCTCAAGCCTGGTGGCCATTTCACCTACATCGTTTCCGACACCTGGCGGACAATCAGATCGCACCGGCCGCTACGCAAGAAGCTTCTCGAAGAAACTCAGGTATTGCATCTTATGGACTTGCCATCCTGGATTTTCGATGCCACGGTGAATACCTGCATCATTACTGCCAATAAGCAGAAGCCGGGTGACCAGCACAAGCTGATCGCCGCCGATCTGCGCAACCTCCCGAGCGACCAATGGAATACACTGGAAGCTAACCTTCGCGCCATCGCCGGACACGGCGTGGATGTTCAGACGACTGAGTATGCTCGCTACACCTACGAGCAAGAATTGATTAGCACTTACAACAACTTTTCATTTTTCATCGGTTCGCCCGAGCTTTATCGGCTAATGAGCGATCCGCGATTCACTAAGCTCGGTGACATAGCAGAAGTGAAGCAAGGGTTGGCAACGGCGGATAATAAATACTACCTGCGCAGGAGACCGGAAGCTCGCGGGAGCTATGATATCATCGACGACTCCAAGATACTGACCGATGCAGAGATTAAGAATCTCACTCAGGATGAAAAGCTCAACGGCGTCGATCTAAGAAACTACGGTGGAAGGCACTTTGTGCCCTATGATAAGGGCGGCGAGAGCGATACCGATGAGGGCTGGTTGCCGAATTACTATGTTCCTACTCAGTATTTCATCGACTGGTCAATGAGCGCAGTCAAGCGGCTTCGAACGGCGACCATTGCGGATATCAAACGGTCGCATGGAGACGAAGATAAGATTAGTCCCGGTGACGAGGAACGAATCGCTTCGAGATTTCAGAATTCCGAGTACTACTTTCGCGAGGGGATTACGTTTTCGCGAACAGGAATTTATGCGCCCACTTTCAGAATTGGCAGTAGCTCGTGCTTCGACTCAAAGAGCGATGGGCTATTTGCTGATAGAATTGACCAGTCCTTCTTGCTGAGCATCTTGTGCAGCCTGCAATTCAGGTATCTGTTCAAAATCTACCAATGTCACACAGTCCAAGCTGAGGGCGATGCGATGGAGGCAATGCCAGTATGCATGTTCGCGTCTGCCGATAGTCAGAAAGAGCTATCGGTGTTAGCAGATGCGATAATTGCGAAACAGAGAGAAGACGGAGACTACTCGTTTCATAGCGACGAGCAGAGTGTGATCAACGAAATCCTGTATCGGGTGATCGGATTCACTCAGGATGACATTCGCGAAATAGAACTTTGGTACTGCCGCCGTTATCCGAAGCTCGCCGAGGCGCAAAATTCTATCGTTGAAGTTAAACAGAAGTACGCCGACTATCTCGCGCACTGCGAACTCGTCATGAGCAAGCCGCCTTCCTACTGGCGGTCGCACCCGATACTCCAGCTCGTCGTCCAGGGTGAGGGGCCACAACTTGAATTCAAAGAGACCCTGGACTATGATGTCAAGACCGGCCAGAAAAACGGCGAGTTGGTCAAATCTGCCTTGAAGACGATAGCAGCATTTCTGAATACGACCGGTGGCACCTTGCTCATCGGGGTAACCGACAGCGGCGAGATCAAAGGGTTAGAGCGCGATTTTGCGCTTTGCCATAAGCACGACAAGGACGGCTTTGAGCAGAAGCTGCGCAATCTCGTCAATGACCGTTTCGAGCCGAAACCGCACAACAAGATCGACCTCTCCTTCGAACAGTTTCCCGAGGGCATGATCTGTCGCGTCGCTGTCACAGCCACCACTGACATCACACACTTTGACAAAGATATTTATATCCGCGACGGCAACCTCACCCGCAAACTCGACGGCCCGGCACTGACGAAGTGGGTACAGGATCGACGAACAAGAATCTGA
- a CDS encoding DUF3800 domain-containing protein, translating to MYFMYVDESGDCGLNNSPSRVFVLTGLVIHELRWQACLDELIAFRTRMRQRFGLKLREEFHAAHLITKPGDLAKRISRNDRLAMIRHFADCLARIASISLINVLIDKSGKTAKYDVFETAWTALIQRFENTIARRNFPGPANADDRGLIFCDHTDDKKLMQLLRKRRNYNPVPHAQDYGRGYRNLPLQYVIEDPSFRDSRHSYFIQAVDLAAFLLYQKVSPGQFFKLKSGQNYFNRLDPILCKVASATDPTGIVRL from the coding sequence ATGTATTTCATGTACGTCGACGAAAGCGGTGACTGTGGATTGAATAATTCGCCATCAAGAGTTTTTGTCTTGACCGGCCTTGTGATCCACGAGTTGCGTTGGCAGGCATGCCTCGATGAACTCATCGCTTTTCGAACTCGGATGAGACAGAGATTTGGACTGAAATTGCGAGAAGAATTTCACGCGGCTCATCTCATCACTAAGCCGGGCGATCTGGCCAAGCGAATATCGCGAAACGACCGGCTGGCGATGATCCGACATTTCGCCGACTGTCTTGCCCGAATTGCGTCCATCTCTCTTATCAATGTGCTCATTGACAAGTCGGGCAAGACTGCAAAATACGACGTCTTCGAAACAGCGTGGACAGCTTTGATTCAGCGATTCGAAAACACAATTGCCAGGCGCAACTTTCCAGGGCCTGCCAACGCCGATGATCGCGGCCTCATTTTCTGTGACCATACTGATGACAAGAAATTGATGCAGTTGTTGCGCAAGAGAAGAAACTACAACCCAGTTCCCCACGCACAGGATTATGGGCGCGGCTATCGAAACTTGCCACTACAGTACGTGATCGAAGATCCGAGTTTCCGAGATTCGAGACATTCGTATTTTATTCAAGCCGTCGACTTAGCCGCATTTCTCCTGTATCAGAAAGTTTCTCCCGGTCAATTTTTCAAGCTAAAATCCGGGCAAAACTACTTCAACCGACTCGATCCGATCCTGTGCAAGGTCGCGTCGGCGACAGACCCAACTGGAATTGTTCGGCTTTGA
- a CDS encoding helix-turn-helix domain-containing protein — protein sequence MSARSSDQNQRQFNHQDQLMTASEVAEYLQVKLSTIYQWTHAGYIPHIKLGGLVRFRREAIDAWIERSAIRGRKNRRAKGKNTEHDIDSADFDRAA from the coding sequence ATGAGCGCCAGATCAAGTGATCAGAATCAAAGACAATTCAACCATCAAGATCAACTAATGACAGCAAGTGAGGTTGCGGAGTACCTTCAAGTCAAACTGTCAACCATCTACCAATGGACCCACGCGGGCTACATTCCACATATCAAGCTGGGAGGTCTAGTTAGGTTCAGGCGAGAAGCCATTGATGCGTGGATTGAACGCTCGGCAATTCGGGGTCGAAAGAACCGTCGAGCGAAGGGCAAAAACACTGAACACGATATCGATTCAGCAGACTTCGATCGCGCAGCATGA